A window from Candidatus Epulonipiscium sp. encodes these proteins:
- a CDS encoding type II secretion system protein — translation MKKYTRYINNTGFTLIEVIIALALMSIIGSIVIPTSGIVHRSRLKNVASQISMDISKVRFFAQTHNNGRDPITNKYGYRIVFQYPTGTDEYYKAYELIGNQLDEMPPDLDDAILIRPIFSDGASEKLIKEIQFTERGKIRLWYHDDSIGENPVLIGSDKKIKIILKSDKFYKEVHVEPLTARTLVTD, via the coding sequence ATGAAAAAATATACAAGATATATTAATAATACAGGCTTTACCCTTATAGAAGTAATCATAGCATTGGCCCTTATGTCAATCATAGGGAGCATTGTGATTCCTACATCGGGAATAGTCCATAGAAGCCGCCTTAAAAATGTAGCTTCCCAAATATCAATGGATATCAGTAAAGTCCGTTTTTTTGCTCAGACCCACAATAATGGTAGGGATCCGATTACAAACAAATATGGGTATAGGATAGTATTTCAATACCCCACGGGGACGGATGAATATTATAAGGCTTATGAGCTAATAGGAAATCAGTTAGATGAGATGCCTCCTGATTTAGATGATGCGATATTGATAAGACCGATTTTTAGCGATGGAGCCAGTGAAAAATTGATTAAAGAAATCCAGTTCACTGAAAGAGGAAAAATTAGATTATGGTATCATGATGATAGCATAGGTGAGAACCCAGTCCTTATAGGGTCAGACAAGAAAATAAAAATCATACTTAAATCAGATAAGTTTTATAAGGAAGTTCATGTGGAACCATTAACCGCTAGGACATTGGTTACCGATTAA
- a CDS encoding prepilin-type N-terminal cleavage/methylation domain-containing protein, with amino-acid sequence MLSIRNICNGDKGFTMIELLIGLALFSILSLGLWSILDHATRNSERTQLQIETVENARVALDFMVEEIRRAENIKIKYPEGPLSLDIDGDGDYIIGSSSPDVEFEFDRAKGQIKYNSIVLVDDIEELGFSPDDFDSNLDGVYDKNLIIHIKTKKPANILGTDILYDIKGEVSVKYKSNILVTY; translated from the coding sequence ATGTTAAGCATTAGAAATATTTGTAATGGGGATAAAGGCTTTACAATGATAGAACTTCTAATTGGCCTAGCTCTTTTTAGCATACTTTCCCTTGGGCTTTGGAGTATCTTAGACCACGCAACCAGAAATTCCGAAAGAACACAGCTACAGATAGAAACCGTGGAAAATGCCCGGGTTGCTCTGGACTTTATGGTGGAAGAAATAAGAAGGGCAGAAAATATAAAAATCAAATATCCCGAAGGCCCCTTAAGTCTTGATATAGATGGGGATGGAGATTATATTATTGGTTCTTCTTCTCCCGATGTCGAATTTGAATTTGATAGGGCAAAGGGTCAAATAAAATATAATAGCATTGTATTAGTTGACGATATCGAAGAATTGGGCTTTTCTCCAGATGACTTTGACAGCAACCTAGATGGAGTTTATGATAAAAATTTAATTATACATATTAAAACAAAAAAACCTGCTAATATATTAGGCACAGATATACTATATGATATTAAGGGGGAAGTTTCAGTTAAATACAAATCAAATATATTAGTAACCTATTAA
- the pilM gene encoding type IV pilus assembly protein PilM has translation MGQSLLGIEIGNNNMKVVQGTRKGKILNLLNYGIQPTPLGAVRDGFIVDMDAVYYSISELLKKKKITEQNAAIIVQGTSIITRDVVMPYMEEKELRNILDFQKDEYFPIDVSDYQTDFKILNEMETEEGKQLNVLLVAAPNNMIATSLELMNRLKLRAKYIDIASNAISKLYGYKSMASEIEEPFSIMILDIGGQTTTATILSETNILFSRTILYGFDELNQIIVNEFGEEDYEQIEMFKMKYAAIHTAESGGSADLYGNLISNIIKPAIDNNLIQEISRFLEFYYSRSNARRIKTIYLVGGGSYLKNLDKYIGKVFNITTKKGEILENINVKAIKDRKEIEDDFLYLVNAIGLINRK, from the coding sequence ATGGGACAATCTTTATTGGGGATTGAGATTGGGAACAATAACATGAAGGTAGTTCAAGGCACAAGGAAGGGTAAAATATTAAACCTACTTAATTATGGCATTCAGCCTACTCCCTTGGGGGCTGTAAGGGATGGATTTATTGTAGATATGGATGCCGTTTATTATTCCATTTCTGAGCTTTTGAAAAAGAAAAAGATTACCGAGCAAAATGCAGCAATTATCGTTCAAGGAACATCCATTATAACTAGGGATGTGGTAATGCCCTATATGGAGGAAAAAGAATTAAGGAATATCCTAGATTTCCAAAAGGACGAATACTTTCCAATAGACGTATCGGATTATCAAACAGATTTTAAGATATTAAATGAAATGGAAACAGAAGAAGGAAAACAATTAAATGTCCTTTTGGTGGCTGCACCTAATAATATGATTGCCACTTCCTTAGAATTAATGAACAGATTAAAACTAAGAGCAAAATATATTGATATTGCCTCTAATGCCATTTCAAAACTATATGGATACAAATCCATGGCTAGTGAAATTGAGGAACCCTTTTCCATTATGATATTGGATATAGGGGGGCAGACCACTACTGCCACTATTTTATCGGAAACCAATATATTGTTTAGTCGTACGATTTTGTATGGCTTTGATGAGTTAAACCAAATTATAGTAAATGAATTTGGCGAAGAAGATTATGAACAAATTGAAATGTTCAAAATGAAATATGCTGCTATCCATACTGCAGAATCCGGTGGTTCAGCAGATTTATATGGCAACCTTATAAGTAATATCATCAAACCTGCCATAGATAATAACCTAATCCAAGAAATAAGTCGCTTTTTAGAATTCTATTATTCTAGAAGTAATGCAAGAAGGATAAAAACAATTTACTTAGTAGGTGGGGGGTCCTATTTGAAAAACCTTGATAAGTACATTGGAAAGGTATTTAATATAACTACGAAAAAAGGTGAAATACTAGAAAATATAAATGTAAAAGCTATAAAAGATAGAAAAGAAATAGAAGATGATTTTCTATACTTGGTTAATGCCATAGGATTGATTAATCGTAAGTAG
- a CDS encoding YqeG family HAD IIIA-type phosphatase — MLRQLFPKDYIRSIFDLNIMELKKNKIRGLIFDIDNTLVPFDVAHPNQKLIRFFEELKEDGFKICLVSNNTKERVIKFNEELKLCAIHKASKPRSKSFKKAMELMKTNKDNTVVIGDQVFTDVWGGNRAGLMTILVAPVSERDEWITKLKRGLERSIIRIYEGQRGK; from the coding sequence ATGCTTAGACAGCTATTTCCTAAAGATTATATAAGATCCATATTTGATTTAAATATTATGGAGCTTAAAAAAAATAAAATAAGAGGATTAATTTTTGATATAGATAATACTCTAGTTCCTTTTGACGTAGCCCATCCTAATCAAAAATTAATCCGTTTTTTTGAAGAATTAAAAGAAGATGGGTTTAAAATTTGTCTGGTATCCAATAATACAAAGGAAAGGGTTATAAAATTCAATGAAGAATTAAAACTTTGTGCCATCCATAAGGCTTCAAAACCTAGGAGCAAAAGCTTTAAAAAGGCAATGGAATTAATGAAAACTAATAAGGACAATACAGTGGTTATTGGAGACCAAGTCTTCACAGATGTGTGGGGAGGAAATAGAGCAGGGCTTATGACAATCTTAGTTGCCCCCGTTAGTGAAAGGGACGAATGGATTACAAAGCTTAAACGTGGATTAGAACGTTCTATCATTAGAATATACGAAGGGCAAAGAGGGAAATAA
- the aroE gene encoding shikimate dehydrogenase, with translation MNLIDTVNGKTKVYGLMGHPIAHTLSPSIHNSLAKILNHDLIYVPFDVSTNGLKEALNGSYELGIQGLNVTIPHKEKIIPHLLEVEGYGNQIGAVNTLKRSEGGYIGYNTDAEGLLLSLIEEGITIKDKKVLIIGAGGAARAAAMMAAKENPKKLILTNRTLSRCEELIEGVLSFYDVPAQMVSLETANNQIEADVCIQTTSVGMYPNQEESPIYKDEFFKRISAAVDLIYNPWETIFIKKARDAGCRTMNGFGMLFYQAIRAYEIWNEISIPKDKLESLFAILKDKLNP, from the coding sequence ATGAATTTAATTGATACAGTAAATGGAAAAACAAAAGTATATGGCTTAATGGGTCATCCTATTGCCCACACCCTATCTCCCTCTATTCATAATAGCCTAGCTAAGATTCTTAACCATGATTTAATCTATGTACCCTTTGATGTTTCCACAAATGGTCTTAAGGAAGCCTTAAATGGTTCTTATGAATTGGGTATTCAGGGATTAAATGTAACCATCCCCCACAAAGAAAAAATAATCCCCCACCTTCTTGAAGTTGAGGGCTATGGAAATCAAATAGGAGCAGTCAATACCTTAAAAAGAAGTGAGGGGGGGTATATCGGGTATAATACAGATGCAGAAGGTCTTCTTCTTTCCTTAATAGAAGAGGGAATCACAATAAAAGATAAAAAAGTTCTTATTATCGGGGCAGGAGGAGCTGCAAGAGCTGCAGCTATGATGGCTGCAAAAGAGAACCCTAAAAAACTGATATTGACCAACCGAACTTTAAGTCGTTGCGAAGAATTGATTGAAGGGGTTTTATCCTTTTATGATGTACCAGCCCAAATGGTATCCCTAGAAACTGCAAATAACCAAATAGAAGCAGATGTATGTATTCAAACCACATCCGTAGGTATGTACCCCAATCAAGAAGAATCCCCCATATATAAGGATGAGTTTTTTAAAAGAATCAGTGCAGCAGTAGACTTGATTTATAACCCTTGGGAAACTATATTTATTAAAAAGGCAAGAGATGCAGGATGTAGGACTATGAATGGTTTTGGAATGCTTTTTTATCAGGCTATCAGGGCTTACGAGATTTGGAATGAAATAAGTATCCCAAAAGATAAACTAGAAAGTTTATTTGCAATATTAAAAGATAAGTTAAACCCCTAG
- a CDS encoding type II secretion system protein, whose translation MKKENGFTLMELIIAVSIISFLTAIILPSFSILERAELKKAASELKMTIIYAQNKSIKESKRHYVKFFKEQNVYIVGHEIFKPLDKKINLSDNIEIGQMVFNTPNKIQFTTRGTSGSSGTIYLQSKNFKLKLTVVPGTGRVKIYAIEKR comes from the coding sequence TTGAAAAAGGAAAATGGATTCACTCTTATGGAGCTTATTATTGCTGTAAGTATTATTTCATTTCTTACTGCCATAATATTACCCTCCTTTAGCATACTTGAAAGGGCAGAACTTAAAAAAGCCGCATCGGAACTCAAAATGACTATAATATATGCTCAAAATAAATCAATTAAGGAATCAAAAAGACATTATGTTAAATTTTTTAAGGAGCAGAATGTTTATATTGTAGGCCATGAAATATTTAAGCCCCTTGATAAAAAAATAAACTTAAGTGACAATATTGAAATCGGACAGATGGTATTTAATACCCCTAATAAAATACAATTTACAACCCGGGGAACCTCTGGTTCTAGCGGCACTATTTATTTGCAGTCTAAGAACTTTAAGTTGAAGCTTACAGTGGTACCGGGAACAGGCAGGGTAAAAATATATGCCATAGAAAAAAGATAA
- a CDS encoding late competence development ComFB family protein, whose amino-acid sequence MLEIKNYMEDLVFSQLNGVIKDVQVCDCEKCRMDVAAIALNSLKPHYIVTPKGRLYTKLNTLEQQFDVDVLAAIIKAAILVKRNPLHSQDE is encoded by the coding sequence TTGTTAGAAATCAAAAATTACATGGAGGACTTAGTATTTTCGCAACTAAATGGAGTAATTAAAGATGTTCAGGTCTGTGACTGTGAAAAATGCAGAATGGATGTCGCTGCGATTGCCCTTAATTCGCTAAAACCCCATTATATCGTTACCCCTAAAGGAAGGCTTTACACTAAGCTAAATACCCTAGAGCAACAATTCGATGTAGATGTCTTAGCGGCTATAATAAAAGCGGCGATTTTAGTGAAAAGAAATCCCCTACATTCCCAGGATGAATAA
- a CDS encoding shikimate kinase, with translation MNKSNIVLMGFMGCGKSTIGKLISQKIQSEFVDTDFLIEKKIGISISSFFEKYGENSFRQIEEEIISEIAQGKNQVIATGGGIIKNFNNISNLRANGIIVYLNASPSHIFQNLKGDTTRPLLNTKDKLETINALLNERKPLYERYADIIVNVNHQLIQDIVTTILRHIGEDKYEKNSCDSWT, from the coding sequence ATGAATAAGTCTAATATTGTACTAATGGGCTTTATGGGTTGTGGCAAATCAACCATAGGAAAACTTATTTCACAAAAAATCCAATCCGAATTTGTAGACACGGATTTTCTAATCGAAAAAAAGATAGGAATTTCTATATCGAGTTTTTTTGAAAAATACGGGGAAAATAGTTTTAGACAAATAGAAGAAGAAATAATATCTGAAATTGCCCAGGGGAAAAATCAGGTTATTGCCACTGGGGGAGGAATCATAAAAAATTTCAATAATATCTCTAATCTTAGGGCTAATGGAATAATCGTTTACTTAAATGCTTCTCCTTCTCATATTTTTCAAAATTTAAAAGGTGATACCACAAGGCCACTTTTAAATACAAAAGATAAACTAGAAACCATCAATGCTTTACTAAATGAAAGAAAACCCTTATATGAAAGGTATGCTGATATTATAGTAAATGTTAATCATCAATTGATACAGGATATTGTAACTACTATTTTAAGGCATATAGGGGAGGATAAATATGAAAAAAATTCTTGTGATTCATGGACCTAA
- the aroQ gene encoding type II 3-dehydroquinate dehydratase — translation MKKILVIHGPNINFLGIREKGVYGELTFEFLNKVLDKTAKEKGFLIETFQSNSEGALIDRLQQAYFDKVDGIVINPGAYTHYSYALRDAIASIQIPTVEVHLSNIHQREDFRHQSVTAAACIGQIAGFGINSYVLGIHSLWEKLNK, via the coding sequence ATGAAAAAAATTCTTGTGATTCATGGACCTAATATAAACTTTTTGGGTATTCGAGAAAAGGGGGTTTACGGAGAGTTAACCTTCGAATTTTTAAATAAGGTATTGGATAAGACTGCAAAAGAAAAGGGATTTCTTATAGAAACCTTCCAATCAAATTCGGAAGGTGCCCTTATTGATAGATTGCAGCAGGCATATTTTGATAAGGTTGATGGTATTGTTATTAATCCCGGTGCATACACCCATTATAGCTATGCTCTTAGGGATGCCATAGCATCGATTCAAATTCCTACGGTAGAAGTACATCTTTCTAATATCCACCAAAGAGAAGACTTTCGCCACCAATCCGTTACTGCTGCAGCATGCATTGGTCAAATTGCAGGTTTTGGCATTAACAGTTATGTTCTTGGAATCCATAGCCTTTGGGAGAAACTTAATAAATAA
- a CDS encoding aminopeptidase P family protein, producing MNERVQKIRESIIEFGLDGILIQNPVNRRYLSGFSGSAGVLYISKESSVLLTDFRYIEQAKKQAPNFKIINHTTHGFYKEINDLIKKENINFLGFEAHTISYKEYVEYTKSLTAAMKPTYHLIESLRMIKDETEISAIRQAAHIADKAFSHILSYLRIGAVERDIALELEYFMKKNGASDLSFATIVASGAFSSIPHAVPTDKKLENGDFLVMDFGCIYKGYCCDMTRTVVIGKATDKHKEIYNTVLTAQKLALEGIKPLKTGKEMDKIAREYIKSRGYGEYFGHGLGHCVGMEVHENPRLSINEEAKFYPGMIVTVEPGIYIPGFGGVRIEDLVVITEDGIDNLTISHKELIEI from the coding sequence ATGAATGAAAGAGTGCAAAAAATAAGAGAAAGCATAATAGAGTTTGGGCTGGATGGAATTTTAATTCAAAATCCAGTTAACAGAAGATATTTAAGCGGATTTAGCGGCTCCGCAGGAGTTTTGTATATATCTAAAGAGTCCTCTGTACTGCTTACAGATTTTAGATATATAGAACAAGCCAAAAAGCAAGCCCCCAATTTTAAAATTATAAACCACACCACCCATGGATTTTATAAAGAAATCAATGATTTAATTAAGAAAGAAAATATAAATTTTTTAGGTTTTGAAGCCCATACCATTTCGTATAAGGAGTATGTAGAGTATACCAAGTCCTTAACCGCTGCCATGAAACCTACCTATCATTTGATAGAAAGTTTAAGAATGATAAAGGATGAAACAGAAATAAGCGCTATAAGACAGGCAGCTCATATAGCAGACAAAGCCTTTAGTCACATCCTTTCGTATTTAAGGATTGGGGCAGTTGAAAGGGATATTGCCTTAGAATTAGAATATTTTATGAAAAAGAATGGAGCTTCTGACTTATCCTTTGCTACCATTGTAGCTTCCGGGGCTTTTTCATCCATTCCCCATGCGGTACCTACGGATAAAAAGCTAGAAAATGGGGACTTTCTTGTAATGGATTTTGGGTGCATTTATAAAGGCTATTGTTGCGATATGACTAGGACAGTGGTTATTGGGAAAGCTACAGATAAACATAAGGAAATCTACAATACGGTTTTAACAGCGCAAAAACTGGCCCTAGAAGGGATTAAGCCCTTAAAGACCGGCAAAGAAATGGATAAGATTGCAAGAGAATATATAAAAAGCAGGGGATACGGGGAATATTTTGGTCATGGACTTGGCCATTGTGTTGGAATGGAAGTACACGAAAACCCAAGACTTTCCATAAATGAAGAGGCTAAATTCTACCCTGGAATGATAGTCACCGTAGAACCGGGGATATATATTCCTGGCTTTGGTGGAGTGCGTATCGAAGATTTAGTGGTAATTACAGAGGATGGAATAGACAACCTTACCATATCCCATAAAGAACTCATAGAAATATAA
- the efp gene encoding elongation factor P has translation MISAGDFRNGLTIEFEGELYVVIEFQHVKPGKGAAFVRTKLRNLKSGGVTEKTFRPTEKVPRAHIERKDMQYLYNDGELYHFMDVESYDQIALEKDQLGDSLEFVKENEMIKILSHKGVVFGVEPPLFVELEITETEPGFKGDTATGATKPAIVETGATVYVPLFIEIGSKIKIDTRTGEYLGRV, from the coding sequence ATGATTTCAGCGGGAGATTTTAGAAATGGTTTGACCATTGAATTTGAAGGTGAACTTTATGTAGTTATTGAGTTTCAACATGTAAAACCAGGAAAAGGTGCGGCTTTTGTAAGAACTAAATTAAGAAATTTAAAATCCGGTGGAGTGACAGAAAAAACTTTCCGTCCAACTGAAAAGGTTCCAAGGGCTCATATTGAAAGAAAAGATATGCAATATTTATACAATGATGGTGAATTATATCATTTCATGGACGTTGAGTCCTATGATCAAATTGCCTTAGAAAAAGATCAACTGGGGGATTCCCTAGAATTCGTAAAGGAAAATGAAATGATAAAAATCCTCTCTCATAAAGGAGTAGTATTCGGTGTAGAGCCACCTTTATTTGTAGAATTGGAAATAACAGAAACAGAACCGGGATTCAAAGGAGATACAGCAACAGGGGCAACCAAACCTGCCATTGTAGAAACAGGGGCAACGGTATATGTACCCCTATTTATAGAAATCGGTTCAAAAATTAAAATAGACACCCGTACCGGTGAATATCTTGGAAGAGTTTAG
- the spoIIIAA gene encoding stage III sporulation protein AA — protein sequence MKTKEIILSALGARIKNLFHKLPEDEFERLQEIRLRVNQPIIIVGDSRAIFMKNDGNFTKNIEQAFRVTQKDLVDTLQMMSDYSLYAFEEEIKNGYITLQGGHRVGVAGKVVMDKGQIKTIRYIGGMNIRISHEIIGCSNKVIPFLIDKKSIYHTLIISPPKCGKTTILRDLIRQLSNGIPNKFPGITIGVVDERSEIGGSYLGVAQNDVGIRTDILDCCPKTEGMRMLLRSMSPEVIAVDEIGKIEDIYAIEDVMNAGVKLICTVHGSSLLDIQRKPVLKELIEKKIFERIILLSHKKGPGTIEEVIDAINTNPLWGERT from the coding sequence ATGAAAACAAAGGAAATTATTTTATCAGCCTTAGGTGCTAGAATAAAAAATCTCTTTCACAAGCTACCAGAAGATGAATTTGAAAGGTTGCAAGAAATACGGCTTAGGGTTAATCAACCAATAATTATCGTAGGGGATTCTAGGGCTATATTTATGAAAAACGATGGGAACTTCACAAAAAATATTGAACAAGCCTTTAGGGTCACCCAAAAAGATTTAGTAGATACCCTTCAAATGATGAGTGACTATTCTCTCTATGCCTTTGAAGAGGAGATAAAAAATGGTTATATCACCCTTCAAGGGGGGCATCGGGTAGGGGTTGCCGGTAAAGTGGTTATGGATAAAGGTCAGATAAAAACCATTAGATATATAGGGGGAATGAATATAAGAATTTCTCACGAAATTATTGGATGTTCGAATAAAGTGATTCCCTTCTTAATTGATAAAAAAAGCATTTACCATACCTTGATTATTTCCCCACCTAAATGTGGCAAGACGACCATTCTTAGGGATCTAATTCGTCAGCTAAGCAATGGAATACCCAATAAATTTCCGGGAATTACAATAGGAGTGGTGGATGAAAGGTCGGAGATAGGCGGGTCTTATCTGGGGGTAGCCCAAAACGATGTAGGCATTAGGACAGATATATTAGATTGCTGTCCAAAGACGGAAGGGATGAGAATGCTCCTTCGTTCCATGTCCCCAGAAGTTATTGCAGTAGATGAAATCGGTAAAATAGAAGATATTTATGCCATAGAAGATGTGATGAATGCAGGAGTTAAACTTATTTGTACGGTGCATGGCAGTTCCCTATTAGATATTCAAAGAAAACCCGTTTTAAAAGAACTAATTGAAAAAAAGATATTTGAAAGAATAATATTATTAAGTCATAAGAAAGGTCCGGGAACTATAGAAGAGGTTATAGATGCTATCAATACTAACCCACTATGGGGGGAGAGGACCTGA
- the spoIIIAC gene encoding stage III sporulation protein AC, whose amino-acid sequence MDITIVFKIAAVGILVSVLNQVLTRSGREEQAMLTTLAGLIVVLFWIIQHISDLFKTVQTLFQL is encoded by the coding sequence ATGGATATTACGATAGTATTCAAAATTGCTGCCGTTGGAATTTTGGTTTCTGTATTGAATCAAGTTCTTACCCGTTCGGGGAGGGAAGAACAGGCAATGCTTACAACTCTAGCAGGGCTTATAGTGGTATTATTTTGGATTATTCAGCATATAAGTGATTTATTTAAAACAGTACAAACCTTGTTCCAGCTATAG
- the spoIIIAD gene encoding stage III sporulation protein AD, with product MEMSQIVIIGIISVILSLMFRGHHDEWRMYIRIAGGIIIFFAIAQKLGVVLELVKKMSEKIDVDLIYIGIVFKILGISYMSEFGAQLCKDAGESSIASKIEFAGKVLIVTISAPVMLALIDIIAGIIP from the coding sequence ATGGAAATGAGCCAAATTGTAATTATCGGGATAATATCGGTTATTTTATCGCTTATGTTTAGGGGACATCATGATGAATGGAGAATGTATATAAGGATTGCAGGGGGAATCATAATCTTTTTTGCCATTGCTCAGAAACTAGGGGTGGTCTTGGAACTGGTTAAAAAAATGAGCGAGAAGATAGATGTGGATTTAATATATATTGGTATTGTTTTTAAGATACTGGGGATTTCCTATATGTCTGAGTTTGGAGCCCAGCTTTGCAAAGATGCAGGGGAATCCTCCATTGCCTCAAAAATAGAATTTGCAGGAAAAGTACTTATTGTTACAATTTCCGCCCCGGTTATGCTTGCCCTAATAGATATAATAGCAGGAATAATTCCATAG
- the spoIIIAE gene encoding stage III sporulation protein AE: MKKIQKIVIVLFLWLVMPQKVYGEPLDNIWTNQLDTMDFSSINQTVTHIKSQTDNPYLREFNFKETMTKAIKGQLDLSITGIFKGILNVLFYEIRGFSGLIGKLLVISMLCALLSNLGESFQSKSTSQVGFYTCYIVLIIILLQSFQIAIEVASRTVESMVLIMQSVLPMLLTLMITSGAVASGRIFEPIVVFSVQIIAMFIKSILLPIIFLTAILAIVNSLSDKGVLRKMIELLNQITDWTLKGISLLFVGIMGFHGLTAPILDGVMNRAAKSAVGVVPVVGEALSGAVDIVMNCSLLIKNAIGAGAIVLLCIYCFIPIIKMLAFLFVYKLLAALIEPISDKRIINCISDMGDSATRLFGVLVTVSFLFIVTITILVGIGSMAAMMR, translated from the coding sequence ATGAAGAAAATACAAAAGATAGTTATTGTCCTTTTTCTTTGGTTAGTAATGCCACAGAAAGTTTATGGTGAACCTTTGGATAATATTTGGACAAACCAATTAGATACCATGGATTTTTCTTCGATTAACCAGACCGTCACCCATATAAAAAGTCAAACAGATAATCCGTATCTTAGGGAGTTTAATTTTAAAGAGACAATGACAAAGGCCATTAAGGGACAACTGGACTTATCTATCACCGGAATTTTTAAGGGGATTTTAAATGTACTTTTTTATGAGATAAGAGGATTTTCGGGGCTTATAGGGAAATTATTGGTCATTTCAATGTTATGTGCACTTTTAAGTAATCTAGGGGAATCCTTTCAAAGCAAGTCAACTTCTCAGGTGGGATTTTATACCTGTTATATAGTTCTAATCATTATTCTTTTACAGTCTTTTCAAATAGCTATAGAAGTTGCCAGTAGAACTGTTGAAAGTATGGTTCTTATTATGCAATCTGTACTTCCCATGCTACTTACCTTAATGATTACCTCGGGGGCTGTGGCATCAGGCAGAATTTTTGAACCTATTGTCGTGTTTTCCGTACAAATTATTGCAATGTTTATAAAAAGTATTTTACTTCCGATTATTTTCCTAACTGCTATTTTAGCCATAGTTAACTCCCTTTCAGATAAGGGAGTACTAAGAAAAATGATAGAATTATTGAATCAAATCACTGATTGGACTCTAAAGGGAATTTCCTTGTTGTTTGTGGGGATTATGGGATTTCATGGACTGACTGCTCCAATTTTAGACGGGGTTATGAATCGGGCAGCTAAAAGTGCAGTAGGGGTGGTTCCTGTGGTAGGTGAAGCCCTAAGTGGAGCCGTTGATATAGTAATGAACTGCTCCCTGCTTATTAAAAACGCAATTGGGGCAGGAGCTATCGTCCTTCTTTGCATTTATTGCTTCATACCAATTATTAAGATGTTAGCATTTTTATTTGTATATAAATTATTAGCAGCTCTCATAGAGCCCATATCAGATAAAAGAATAATAAACTGCATTTCAGATATGGGTGACAGTGCTACACGATTATTTGGTGTCTTGGTAACAGTTAGTTTTTTATTTATTGTTACCATCACAATATTAGTAGGCATAGGAAGTATGGCTGCTATGATGAGGTGA
- the spoIIIAF gene encoding stage III sporulation protein AF, translated as MITLFGSWMKNIALFVILSSFVEMLMPEKNYKKYIHMMQGLILILIIIKPITGLFFSNQKLEDLIELNQLEMERRDILTQGSMIATQQDALIIETYKGKISEQIAKLIENNSDYKAKNIEVFVSEDRDDEDYGNIKEIRLTIDNKNTNSKNKRIKPINPVKINTKKENKENTKSSLEDTQLEKNIKNLIINFYNLSSDNIHITVQKKS; from the coding sequence ATGATAACTCTTTTTGGAAGTTGGATGAAAAATATAGCTCTTTTTGTGATTCTTTCATCCTTTGTTGAAATGCTTATGCCGGAAAAGAATTATAAAAAATATATCCACATGATGCAGGGCCTAATTTTAATACTCATCATAATTAAGCCTATTACAGGACTTTTCTTCAGTAATCAAAAATTAGAAGATCTAATTGAGTTAAATCAATTAGAAATGGAAAGGAGGGATATCCTCACACAAGGCAGCATGATAGCTACACAACAGGATGCTCTTATTATAGAGACGTATAAAGGAAAGATTTCGGAGCAAATAGCAAAGTTAATAGAAAATAATAGTGATTATAAAGCAAAAAACATAGAGGTCTTTGTGAGTGAAGACAGAGATGATGAAGATTATGGGAATATTAAGGAGATTCGATTGACAATAGATAATAAAAATACCAATTCCAAAAATAAAAGAATAAAACCTATTAATCCAGTAAAAATTAATACAAAAAAAGAAAATAAGGAGAACACAAAATCATCTCTAGAAGATACCCAATTAGAAAAAAATATAAAAAATTTGATAATTAACTTCTATAATTTGTCCAGTGATAATATACATATTACTGTACAAAAGAAATCCTAG